A stretch of Sulfurimonas autotrophica DSM 16294 DNA encodes these proteins:
- a CDS encoding LL-diaminopimelate aminotransferase, producing MFDEFNFNRVERLPKYVFAEVNDIKMAERRAGKDVIDFSMGNPDGPTPEHIRNKLVESAQKTKTHGYSSSKGIPKLLQAIADWYERRYDCKLDPETECVATMGSKEGYAHLTYAITNIGDVAVVPDPTYPIHEYSFILAGGNVIKFGIEFDEHYRVDEDKFFESLEKVFKESSPKPKYVLVNFPHNPTTATVTPEFYVRLVAMAKEKRFYVISDIAYGDITFDGYKTPSIMSVPGAKDVAVESFTLSKSYNMAGWRVGFFVGNKKLIGALQKIKSWLDYGMFTPIQVAATVALNGDQTCVNEITQKYNHRQEVLIEAFGRAGWHIQKNEATMFSWAKIPDCVAHLGSLEFSKRLLTEAGVAVAPGIGFGEYGEGYVRIALIENDNRIRQAARNIKEFLKQFDGCNKESKK from the coding sequence ATGTTTGATGAGTTTAATTTTAATAGAGTTGAGAGATTGCCGAAGTATGTATTTGCGGAAGTAAATGATATAAAAATGGCTGAGCGCCGTGCCGGTAAAGATGTTATAGATTTTTCAATGGGAAATCCAGATGGTCCGACGCCGGAACATATAAGAAACAAACTTGTCGAATCAGCCCAAAAAACGAAAACACATGGATACTCCTCTTCAAAAGGTATTCCGAAATTACTCCAAGCCATAGCAGACTGGTATGAGCGTCGTTATGACTGTAAATTAGACCCTGAAACGGAATGTGTTGCAACTATGGGTTCAAAAGAAGGTTATGCACATCTTACGTATGCTATCACGAATATAGGGGATGTTGCAGTTGTTCCGGATCCTACATACCCGATTCATGAGTACTCTTTTATTTTAGCCGGTGGGAATGTTATAAAATTCGGTATAGAGTTTGATGAACATTATCGTGTTGATGAAGACAAATTTTTTGAAAGTTTAGAAAAGGTCTTTAAAGAGAGCTCTCCAAAACCAAAATATGTTTTGGTAAACTTTCCGCATAATCCGACGACAGCAACGGTAACACCTGAGTTTTATGTGCGTCTGGTCGCAATGGCAAAAGAGAAAAGATTTTATGTTATTTCTGATATTGCCTATGGCGACATCACTTTTGACGGCTATAAAACACCTTCTATCATGAGTGTTCCGGGAGCAAAAGATGTTGCCGTAGAGTCATTTACACTCTCAAAATCTTACAATATGGCGGGCTGGCGTGTAGGCTTTTTTGTGGGAAATAAAAAACTTATCGGCGCGCTGCAAAAGATAAAATCATGGCTTGATTACGGGATGTTTACACCTATTCAAGTGGCTGCGACTGTTGCCCTTAACGGCGATCAGACATGTGTGAATGAAATTACACAAAAATACAATCATCGTCAAGAAGTGCTTATTGAAGCCTTTGGCCGTGCAGGCTGGCATATACAAAAGAATGAAGCAACGATGTTCTCATGGGCAAAAATTCCTGATTGTGTCGCACATCTGGGTTCTTTGGAATTTTCAAAGCGCCTTTTGACTGAAGCAGGTGTTGCGGTTGCTCCTGGAATCGGCTTTGGAGAATATGGTGAGGGCTATGTTCGTATAGCACTTATAGAAAATGACAACAGAATTCGTCAGGCTGCAAGAAATATCAAAGAGTTCTTAAAACAGTTTGACGGCTGCAATAAAGAGAGTAAAAAGTAA
- a CDS encoding YraN family protein, whose translation MSRAKGNIAEDKAASFLTQNGYQIIERNFYSRFGEIDIIATKDDVLHFVEVKSGEDYELAIQNITPTKLSRIIKTANVYMKKKSLHVDFILDAIVVTPNNVVMVENITI comes from the coding sequence ATGAGCAGAGCAAAAGGAAACATAGCAGAAGATAAAGCTGCTTCTTTCCTAACCCAAAACGGCTACCAAATAATAGAACGGAACTTTTATTCCCGATTCGGCGAGATTGATATTATTGCCACAAAAGATGATGTCCTCCATTTTGTAGAAGTAAAAAGCGGTGAAGATTATGAGCTTGCTATTCAAAATATTACCCCTACAAAACTTTCTCGTATTATAAAAACTGCGAATGTTTATATGAAAAAAAAATCCTTACATGTAGATTTTATACTTGATGCTATAGTAGTTACGCCAAATAATGTTGTAATGGTAGAGAATATTACAATATAA
- a CDS encoding thioredoxin family protein produces the protein MKTFILTLILASCLFGFETDKWLHDYDKALKIAQKEHKNIYLFIGADECHFCKRFKEKTLSKKKVMGRLHQDYILIYLSRDRHFIPKKFQKFGVPRHYFLNKNGEILFESFGVLEPAGFFTLLDEADLNADN, from the coding sequence ATGAAAACATTTATATTAACCCTAATTTTAGCATCTTGCCTTTTTGGATTTGAAACAGACAAATGGCTACATGATTATGATAAAGCTTTAAAAATTGCACAAAAAGAGCATAAAAACATTTACCTCTTCATCGGTGCTGATGAGTGCCATTTTTGTAAAAGATTTAAAGAAAAAACACTCTCGAAAAAAAAGGTTATGGGCAGACTTCATCAAGATTATATACTTATATATCTCTCACGCGACCGGCATTTCATTCCAAAAAAATTCCAAAAATTTGGAGTACCGAGACATTACTTTTTAAATAAAAATGGAGAAATTTTATTTGAGAGTTTCGGAGTGCTTGAACCAGCAGGCTTTTTTACCCTTCTTGATGAAGCTGATTTAAACGCAGACAACTAA
- a CDS encoding HD domain-containing phosphohydrolase codes for MKTNFFNNIIDKEYLLKIFDKDVIFSATDLTGKIVYASEAFCKISKYSKEELLGKNHNIVRHKDMPDELFEDLWQTLQSGKSWYGEIKNRTKDGGYYWVWAHIEPYYDDNGEVIGYHALREDITDKKTLQELQEHMENMNEYLKEEVHRRIKDIVALNKDIRETQKEIIFTMGTIGESRSKETGNHVRRVAEYSRLLAEYCGLDKFHAQMLKEASPMHDIGKVGISDAILNKPGRHTAEETEIMKTHTTLGYEMLRHSDKELLQLAATVAYEHHEKYDGSGYPRGLQSEDISLYARITAVADVFDALGSERVYKKAWKDEDIVAMFQEEKAKHFDPLLVDIFLNNIDEFKNIRDQYCDVSCS; via the coding sequence TTGAAAACAAATTTTTTTAATAATATAATAGATAAAGAGTATTTACTCAAAATATTTGATAAAGATGTAATTTTTTCTGCAACTGATTTAACTGGAAAAATAGTATATGCTAGTGAAGCATTTTGTAAAATAAGCAAGTATTCAAAAGAAGAGCTTTTAGGAAAAAACCATAATATTGTAAGACACAAAGATATGCCAGATGAGCTGTTTGAAGATTTATGGCAGACTTTACAGTCCGGAAAATCTTGGTATGGTGAGATAAAAAACAGAACGAAAGATGGTGGGTATTATTGGGTTTGGGCACATATAGAACCATATTATGATGATAACGGTGAGGTTATCGGGTACCATGCACTGCGAGAGGATATTACAGATAAAAAAACTTTGCAAGAGTTACAGGAACATATGGAAAATATGAATGAATATCTTAAAGAAGAGGTTCATAGAAGAATTAAAGATATAGTAGCTTTAAATAAAGATATACGCGAAACGCAAAAAGAAATTATATTTACCATGGGGACAATCGGAGAGAGTCGTTCAAAAGAGACAGGAAATCATGTAAGGCGGGTGGCTGAGTATTCACGGTTGCTGGCTGAGTATTGCGGTTTGGATAAATTTCATGCGCAGATGTTAAAAGAGGCTAGTCCAATGCATGATATTGGAAAAGTAGGTATATCGGATGCCATACTCAATAAACCGGGAAGACATACGGCCGAGGAAACTGAAATTATGAAAACACATACAACTCTGGGGTATGAAATGTTGAGGCACAGTGATAAGGAGCTTTTGCAGCTAGCAGCAACGGTAGCATATGAACATCATGAAAAATATGACGGTTCAGGGTATCCTAGAGGTTTACAGAGTGAAGATATAAGTTTGTATGCAAGAATTACTGCTGTAGCAGATGTTTTTGATGCACTTGGAAGTGAAAGAGTGTATAAAAAAGCTTGGAAGGATGAAGATATTGTTGCAATGTTTCAAGAAGAAAAAGCAAAACACTTTGATCCTTTGCTTGTAGATATATTTTTAAATAATATTGATGAATTTAAAAATATTAGAGACCAATATTGTGATGTTTCTTGCTCTTAG
- a CDS encoding SDR family NAD(P)-dependent oxidoreductase has product MKILITGASSGLGAEFARQYASEDTELILLARREQNLKNLQNELTPKCKSITLIVVDVTDFHKLQEKIKSIGVVDLLILNAGISLGHTNNIPTIDEFQNLYNVNVLANHAILEVLLPQLQVQKSGTIVFISSLASLFSMPSSKVYSSSKRALNAYAEGIQYKYKPYGIKVITILPGFIKSELTDKNEFTMPFLLETKEGVARMKRAIDKGREFYAFPLRFYLIIKVLNLLPSFLRQRIVNSLH; this is encoded by the coding sequence ATGAAAATCTTAATTACAGGTGCAAGTTCTGGTCTTGGTGCCGAATTTGCACGCCAATATGCATCAGAAGACACAGAGCTAATCTTGTTAGCTCGTCGAGAGCAAAACCTCAAAAACCTTCAAAACGAACTCACTCCAAAATGTAAAAGTATTACTTTGATTGTTGTAGATGTCACTGATTTTCATAAACTGCAAGAAAAAATAAAATCAATCGGTGTGGTTGATTTACTCATTTTGAATGCCGGCATATCTCTTGGGCATACAAATAATATTCCGACAATAGATGAATTTCAAAATCTTTATAATGTGAACGTACTTGCAAATCATGCGATTTTGGAAGTACTTTTACCGCAACTACAGGTACAAAAAAGCGGCACAATCGTTTTTATATCTTCTTTAGCTTCACTTTTCTCTATGCCGAGTTCAAAAGTTTACTCTTCATCCAAACGTGCACTCAATGCTTATGCCGAAGGCATACAATATAAATACAAGCCATACGGCATAAAAGTAATTACGATTTTACCGGGATTTATAAAGAGCGAACTCACTGATAAAAATGAATTTACTATGCCTTTTTTACTTGAAACAAAAGAGGGTGTGGCACGAATGAAAAGGGCGATAGATAAAGGTCGGGAGTTTTATGCCTTTCCCCTTAGATTTTATTTAATTATAAAAGTTTTAAACCTTCTTCCAAGCTTTTTAAGACAAAGAATTGTAAACTCCTTGCATTAG
- a CDS encoding class I SAM-dependent methyltransferase: MADNKQIIELYTKLAQNPTKDFGWDKGLDNAKAHGYKQEWIDATPPEVWEYCAAVGNPFTYADIQEGDTVLDLGCGAGVDLMVSRLHVGKSGRVIGVDITPKMVETAQEHAKLAGFTNVEILENSFEAIALEDESVDVVISNGAINLTACKESVFTEIYRVLKPKGKISFADMIDISKEAECCNIEQNSCCASAGEEDWANCVAGTMRESELIELIQKASFENVTCTGMTHYTTSETTQGATFFATKIPAEKFRNSHWENIFQTKDYTQVLWHQNSPKKSLDFIRSFAKTDATIIDAGCGASLIVDNLLELGYKDITLLDTASTSLELVKKRINNLHVKYVCDDILTFETQKKFDIWHDRAVFHFLLSKKERQRYFEVLSNSLKENATAIIATFKVNGEIQCAGLDIIAYDYKKMLEELPKSLELIESEEYTHITPKESEQKYIYFIIKKRSQ, translated from the coding sequence ATGGCTGACAACAAACAGATTATAGAACTCTATACAAAATTGGCACAAAATCCAACTAAAGATTTCGGTTGGGATAAAGGCTTAGACAATGCCAAAGCACATGGCTATAAACAAGAGTGGATAGATGCCACTCCACCAGAAGTATGGGAGTATTGTGCTGCAGTCGGCAACCCGTTTACATATGCTGATATACAAGAGGGAGATACCGTCTTGGACTTGGGCTGTGGTGCAGGCGTTGATCTCATGGTCTCGCGTTTACATGTAGGCAAAAGCGGCAGAGTCATTGGCGTCGATATTACTCCAAAAATGGTAGAAACTGCCCAAGAACATGCCAAACTTGCAGGCTTTACAAATGTTGAAATTTTAGAAAACAGTTTTGAGGCAATAGCCCTTGAAGATGAGAGTGTCGATGTCGTCATCTCAAACGGAGCCATTAATCTTACTGCATGTAAAGAGTCTGTTTTTACCGAAATATACCGTGTTTTAAAACCGAAAGGGAAAATCTCTTTTGCGGATATGATAGATATCTCAAAAGAAGCAGAGTGCTGCAACATCGAGCAAAATTCCTGCTGTGCCTCTGCAGGCGAAGAAGACTGGGCAAACTGTGTGGCCGGCACAATGAGAGAAAGTGAACTTATAGAGCTTATACAAAAAGCAAGTTTTGAAAATGTTACATGTACTGGTATGACCCACTACACAACTTCTGAAACAACACAGGGAGCGACCTTTTTTGCTACAAAAATACCGGCTGAGAAATTTAGAAATTCACACTGGGAAAACATCTTTCAAACAAAAGATTATACGCAGGTACTGTGGCACCAAAACTCTCCTAAAAAATCACTTGATTTTATTCGCTCTTTTGCAAAAACCGATGCTACAATTATTGATGCGGGCTGCGGTGCTTCTCTTATTGTAGATAATCTACTTGAACTTGGCTATAAAGACATTACACTTTTAGATACAGCAAGCACGTCTCTTGAACTTGTAAAGAAGAGAATAAATAATCTACATGTAAAGTATGTTTGCGACGATATTTTAACATTCGAAACACAAAAGAAGTTCGATATATGGCATGACAGAGCTGTTTTTCATTTTCTGCTCTCTAAAAAAGAGAGACAAAGATACTTTGAAGTACTCTCAAATTCACTCAAAGAGAATGCAACGGCAATTATCGCTACATTTAAGGTAAATGGAGAGATTCAATGTGCAGGACTTGACATTATCGCTTATGATTATAAAAAAATGTTAGAAGAACTGCCGAAAAGTTTAGAGCTTATTGAAAGTGAGGAGTATACACATATTACACCAAAAGAGAGCGAACAAAAGTACATTTATTTCATCATAAAAAAGCGTTCTCAATGA
- a CDS encoding molybdopterin oxidoreductase family protein: MENIETIDSVCTYCGVGCDIAAHVDVKENKIKKIFAHPDGVVSQGKLCIKGKYGFDFVDAQDRLRIPRIRKSFLEKNPAVKEAVAASLVDLDDTWYECDLDTATTACAMKLKEIQAEFGRKAVASIGGARTSCESSYLFQKFTRHTLNSPHVDNCARVCHSPSLKGMRATIGEGAATNPYNDIYNVEFMIVIGSNTTEAHPIIANRILDVARENDNLAVFDVREIKLHRFAKYKAIMPHEANLLILNMLAYVIIDEELYDESFIEDRTEGFGIFKDKILNDPYANPDYFEELEGYEYLSKMVRKVAREYALKKSMIFWGLGITEHLDGSYAVMAITHLALMTGNIGKQGAGLMPLRGQNNVQGTCDMGMLPYYDPDYQEPKEVGLMTPQLVDEMLQDRVKAVLNIGEDLTHIHPNLNKVDRAFEKLELIFVQELFMTDIANRADIVVGVKSAYEKTGVYVNAMRRLHLSQPLVKSDLPDDWEVLQILDNKMGGDANYASSKDVWDEVREVAYRRFSGADYHRLEKHRKRGLQWPVHTEDTPILHQLDFRTDDGLGRFVYHQYKLRGMVEEIQNRSLKGYHLTTGRTLAHYNNAAQTKRSPKLNDRYDEDILLVYEGDADEFVSEKVILKSEWGQTNPLRVKITDKVQPKTLFATFHHAESKINNLFGDKSDELILTAAFKSVQVEVINC, from the coding sequence ATGGAAAATATAGAGACAATAGACAGCGTATGTACATACTGCGGTGTAGGGTGTGATATAGCGGCACATGTAGATGTCAAAGAGAATAAAATCAAAAAGATTTTTGCACATCCTGACGGTGTGGTTTCGCAGGGAAAGCTCTGTATTAAGGGGAAGTACGGGTTTGACTTTGTAGATGCCCAGGACAGACTGCGTATTCCGCGTATTCGTAAAAGTTTTTTAGAAAAAAATCCTGCTGTCAAAGAGGCTGTTGCTGCATCTTTAGTGGATTTAGATGATACCTGGTACGAGTGTGACTTGGACACAGCTACTACAGCATGCGCTATGAAGCTTAAAGAGATTCAAGCTGAATTTGGACGCAAGGCTGTTGCGTCTATCGGTGGAGCGAGAACATCATGTGAGAGTTCGTACCTTTTTCAAAAGTTCACCCGTCATACACTCAACTCTCCTCATGTTGACAACTGTGCAAGAGTATGTCACTCTCCATCGCTTAAAGGAATGCGTGCAACCATAGGAGAGGGCGCTGCCACCAATCCATATAATGATATTTATAATGTTGAATTTATGATAGTTATCGGTTCAAATACTACAGAAGCGCACCCTATTATTGCCAATAGAATTCTTGATGTGGCACGTGAAAATGATAATTTGGCGGTGTTTGACGTACGCGAGATTAAACTGCACAGATTTGCAAAATACAAAGCAATTATGCCGCATGAAGCGAATCTTCTTATTTTAAATATGCTGGCCTATGTCATTATAGATGAAGAGTTGTATGATGAGAGTTTTATTGAAGACAGAACAGAAGGCTTTGGAATATTTAAAGATAAGATTTTAAATGATCCTTATGCAAATCCTGATTATTTTGAGGAACTTGAAGGCTATGAGTATCTTTCTAAAATGGTACGAAAAGTGGCCCGTGAATATGCACTGAAAAAGTCTATGATATTTTGGGGATTGGGCATAACAGAGCATTTAGACGGAAGTTATGCGGTTATGGCTATAACACACTTGGCGCTCATGACTGGAAATATCGGCAAGCAAGGTGCAGGACTGATGCCACTTCGCGGACAAAATAATGTTCAGGGAACTTGTGATATGGGAATGCTTCCATATTATGACCCGGATTATCAAGAACCCAAAGAAGTTGGTCTTATGACGCCGCAGCTTGTGGATGAAATGCTGCAAGACAGAGTAAAAGCGGTGCTTAATATCGGGGAAGATTTAACGCATATTCATCCTAATTTAAACAAAGTAGACCGTGCTTTTGAAAAACTGGAACTCATATTTGTTCAAGAACTTTTTATGACAGATATTGCAAACCGTGCAGATATTGTTGTCGGTGTGAAATCTGCGTATGAAAAGACGGGCGTGTATGTGAATGCTATGAGAAGACTGCATCTTTCACAGCCGCTTGTGAAATCTGACCTGCCTGATGACTGGGAAGTGCTGCAGATACTTGACAATAAAATGGGCGGAGATGCAAACTATGCAAGCTCAAAAGATGTCTGGGATGAGGTAAGAGAAGTGGCTTACAGACGCTTTAGCGGAGCAGACTATCACAGACTCGAAAAACACCGCAAACGCGGGTTGCAGTGGCCTGTACATACAGAAGATACACCGATTCTGCACCAGCTGGACTTTAGAACAGATGACGGCTTGGGCAGGTTCGTGTACCATCAGTACAAGCTTCGCGGCATGGTAGAGGAGATACAAAATAGATCTCTTAAAGGCTACCATCTTACAACGGGAAGAACATTAGCACATTACAATAATGCCGCACAGACGAAACGAAGTCCAAAGCTTAATGACAGATACGATGAAGATATTTTGCTGGTATATGAGGGTGATGCAGATGAGTTTGTCAGTGAAAAAGTAATACTCAAAAGCGAATGGGGCCAAACCAATCCGCTCAGAGTAAAAATTACGGACAAGGTACAGCCAAAAACACTTTTTGCAACCTTCCATCATGCTGAGTCTAAAATAAACAATCTTTTTGGTGACAAGAGTGATGAGCTAATCCTAACTGCTGCGTTCAAATCCGTACAGGTCGAAGTAATAAACTGCTAA
- a CDS encoding DUF523 domain-containing protein, which produces MKKRVIVSACILGEYCRYDGKTKEIHSVKEALKEYDIIPFCPEAPLFGTPRERINVLEINGEKRIVTDETNKDVTELLKEEINTFIQLHPKVERIILKSKSPSCGYGTTPLLNEKKETIKLGSGIAAELMNKYYKDVKIEDELNFMKHNPNDLN; this is translated from the coding sequence ATGAAAAAAAGAGTAATCGTTTCTGCCTGCATACTTGGTGAGTATTGCAGATATGACGGCAAAACAAAAGAGATTCATTCTGTAAAAGAGGCGTTAAAAGAGTATGATATCATTCCGTTTTGTCCCGAAGCTCCGCTTTTTGGAACGCCGAGAGAACGCATTAATGTCTTGGAAATAAATGGAGAAAAGAGAATTGTAACTGATGAGACAAACAAAGATGTTACAGAGCTTTTAAAAGAGGAAATTAATACTTTTATACAGCTGCATCCAAAAGTTGAACGAATTATATTAAAGTCAAAATCACCAAGCTGCGGCTACGGCACCACGCCGCTTCTCAATGAGAAAAAAGAGACCATAAAACTCGGCAGTGGCATTGCTGCAGAACTTATGAACAAATATTATAAAGATGTCAAAATCGAAGATGAATTAAATTTTATGAAACATAATCCAAACGACTTAAATTAA
- a CDS encoding aldehyde dehydrogenase family protein, which translates to MRKAKIFFGSSEASKEHVSQRKSPYNGEVVSTAPICDEEDAKKALAIAQNAAVFAKKSTLAQRCAWLLDVAQKLKEYKEDLAKTITDEVGKPIAFSRIEVERCIETVTLSAETMRTMNGETINTDAMNSGKKTLSFFRREPAGVVVAITPFNFPLNLVAHKLAPALVAGNAVVLKPTPEAPLTAYKFAKLFIESEYAIPDALSVVYGDAEVGSALITSDIPRVVSFTGSVPVGNIITKHAGIKKVSLELGGNAATFIEKSADLAYAATKCALGAFVNSGQVCISLQRIYVQEDIYDEFAELMAAAAKKLKVGSPYDDETFMGPLIDDEACERAMGWIDSAIKEGAIPLLVPRLEGRTFYPCVMANVRDDMAIVCEEVFAPIVSLVKVSDFDDAVERMNDSPYGLQFSVFTNDLSITNRAIDELDAGGIVINDMPTLRFDIQPYGGVKLSGVGREGPRFAIEEMTEIKSVVIC; encoded by the coding sequence ATGAGAAAAGCAAAAATATTTTTCGGCTCAAGTGAAGCGAGTAAAGAGCATGTAAGCCAAAGGAAATCACCTTATAATGGGGAAGTGGTCTCAACTGCACCGATATGTGATGAAGAAGATGCAAAAAAAGCATTGGCTATTGCACAGAATGCGGCTGTATTTGCCAAAAAAAGCACTTTGGCACAGAGATGTGCATGGCTGCTCGATGTTGCCCAAAAGCTTAAAGAGTATAAAGAAGATTTGGCCAAGACCATTACTGATGAGGTGGGTAAACCTATAGCATTTTCACGTATAGAAGTTGAGCGCTGTATTGAGACTGTGACGCTCTCGGCGGAAACGATGCGAACTATGAATGGCGAGACAATAAACACTGATGCCATGAACAGCGGGAAAAAAACACTCAGCTTTTTTCGCCGTGAGCCTGCAGGTGTCGTGGTTGCCATTACCCCTTTTAACTTTCCTTTAAATCTTGTGGCACATAAACTCGCTCCTGCTCTTGTTGCAGGAAATGCAGTTGTTCTTAAACCTACACCTGAAGCACCTTTGACAGCTTATAAATTTGCAAAACTTTTTATAGAGAGTGAATATGCGATACCGGATGCTTTGAGTGTTGTTTATGGTGATGCAGAGGTAGGAAGTGCCTTAATTACAAGTGATATTCCCCGCGTTGTGAGTTTTACGGGGAGTGTTCCTGTCGGAAATATCATTACAAAACATGCAGGTATAAAAAAAGTCTCGCTTGAACTCGGCGGAAATGCGGCAACTTTCATAGAAAAGTCAGCTGATTTAGCTTATGCGGCAACAAAATGTGCCTTGGGCGCCTTTGTTAATTCGGGTCAGGTATGTATATCATTGCAGCGTATATACGTACAGGAGGATATTTATGATGAGTTTGCCGAGCTCATGGCGGCGGCTGCGAAAAAGTTAAAAGTCGGGAGTCCTTATGACGATGAAACGTTTATGGGACCGCTTATAGATGATGAAGCCTGTGAGCGTGCAATGGGATGGATTGATTCGGCTATAAAAGAGGGTGCAATTCCTCTGCTTGTTCCGCGTTTGGAGGGAAGAACTTTTTACCCTTGTGTGATGGCAAATGTTAGAGATGATATGGCAATAGTCTGTGAAGAGGTTTTTGCACCTATTGTTTCTCTTGTTAAGGTGAGTGATTTTGATGATGCGGTTGAGAGAATGAATGATTCGCCTTACGGTCTGCAGTTTTCCGTGTTTACAAATGACTTAAGCATTACAAACCGTGCTATAGATGAGCTTGACGCGGGTGGGATTGTCATAAATGATATGCCGACGCTTCGTTTTGACATACAGCCTTACGGCGGTGTGAAGTTAAGCGGAGTAGGGCGTGAAGGTCCGCGTTTTGCAATAGAAGAGATGACGGAGATAAAGTCTGTAGTCATTTGCTAA
- a CDS encoding homoserine dehydrogenase gives MIKVGIIGVGTVGTSVAQILRDNADVISARAGVDIVVKSGVVKNLQKERGLDITLTDNVDDILNDDEIDIVVELMGGVEEPFEVVKRALKAGKAVVTANKALLAYHRYELQEMAKDIPFEFEASVAGGIPIITALRDGLSANHIESMMGIMNGTCNYMMTKMTNDGVAYDAILKESQELGYAEADPTFDVGGYDAAHKLLILASIAYGIDAKPEDILIEGIDNVTQDDISFAKEFGYAIKLLGIAKKDENEVELRVHACLIDQNEMIAKIDGVMNGISVVGDKVGETLYYGPGAGGDATASAVVANIIDIARSGKSTPMLGFNRPMEGSQLTLKPTENIVSKYYLRINVSDRAGVLAGLTKIFEQHNISIETMLQRPTDNASANLLISTHSALEKDIQNMMNEIEALDFVNAKPAMIRIV, from the coding sequence ATGATAAAAGTTGGAATAATAGGTGTTGGAACCGTCGGAACAAGTGTAGCACAAATTTTAAGGGACAATGCAGATGTAATTTCTGCCCGTGCAGGTGTTGATATTGTTGTAAAAAGCGGTGTCGTTAAAAACCTTCAAAAAGAGAGAGGTTTAGACATTACACTTACAGATAATGTGGATGATATTCTTAATGATGATGAAATAGACATCGTTGTAGAGTTGATGGGCGGTGTAGAAGAGCCGTTTGAAGTTGTAAAACGTGCACTTAAAGCTGGTAAAGCTGTTGTTACAGCAAACAAAGCACTGCTTGCCTATCACAGATATGAACTGCAGGAGATGGCAAAAGATATTCCCTTTGAATTTGAAGCAAGTGTTGCCGGTGGAATTCCTATTATTACAGCTCTTCGTGATGGTTTGTCTGCTAATCATATAGAATCTATGATGGGAATCATGAACGGTACATGTAACTATATGATGACAAAAATGACTAATGACGGTGTAGCTTATGATGCTATACTTAAAGAGTCTCAAGAACTTGGATACGCCGAAGCTGATCCTACTTTTGATGTAGGTGGATATGATGCTGCACACAAACTGCTTATTTTAGCTTCCATCGCTTACGGTATAGATGCAAAACCGGAAGATATCCTTATAGAGGGTATTGATAATGTTACGCAGGATGATATATCTTTTGCAAAAGAGTTCGGCTATGCCATTAAGCTTTTAGGTATAGCAAAAAAAGATGAAAATGAAGTAGAACTGCGTGTGCATGCCTGCTTAATAGACCAAAATGAGATGATAGCTAAAATAGACGGTGTTATGAACGGTATCTCTGTTGTAGGTGATAAAGTGGGCGAAACACTTTACTATGGTCCGGGTGCGGGTGGAGATGCTACAGCTTCTGCTGTTGTAGCTAACATCATAGACATTGCAAGAAGTGGAAAATCAACTCCTATGCTCGGGTTTAACAGACCGATGGAGGGGAGTCAATTAACGCTGAAACCGACTGAAAACATAGTGTCAAAATACTACCTGAGAATAAATGTTTCAGACAGAGCAGGTGTTTTGGCAGGACTGACAAAAATCTTTGAACAACACAATATTTCTATTGAAACTATGCTCCAGCGTCCAACTGATAATGCAAGTGCGAATCTTCTTATATCTACACACTCTGCTTTGGAAAAAGATATTCAAAATATGATGAATGAAATTGAAGCACTTGATTTTGTCAATGCAAAACCTGCCATGATCAGGATAGTGTAA